Proteins from a single region of Chlorocebus sabaeus isolate Y175 chromosome 25, mChlSab1.0.hap1, whole genome shotgun sequence:
- the CSRP1 gene encoding cysteine and glycine-rich protein 1 isoform X2, giving the protein MPNWGGGKKCGVCQKTVYFAEEVQCEGNSFHKSCFLCMVCKKNLDSTTVAVHGEEIYCKSCYGKKYGPKGYGYGQGAGTLSTDKGESLGIKHEEAPGHRPTTNPNASKFAQKIGGSERCPRCSQAVYAAEKVIGAGKVRRLLGMRGIGEDIFLICGFQNF; this is encoded by the exons ATGCCGAACTGGGGAGGAGGCAAGAAATGTGGGGTGTGTCAGAAGACGGTTTACTTTGCCGAAGAGGTTCAGTGCGAAGGCAACAGCTTCCATAAATCCTGCTTCCTGTGCA TGGTCTGCAAGAAGAATCTGGACAGCACCACTGTGGCCGTGCATGGTGAGGAGATCTACTGCAAGTCCTGCTACGGCAAGAAGTATGGGCCCAAAGGCTATGGCTACGGGCAGGGCGCAGGCACCCTCAGCACTGACAAGGGGGAGTCTCTGGGCATCAAGCACGAGGA AGCCCCTGGCCACAGGCCCACCACCAACCCCAATGCATCCAAATTTGCCCAGAAGATTGGTGGCTCCGAGCGCTGCCCCCGATGCAGCCAGGCAGTCTATGCTGCGGAGAAGGTGATTGGTGCTGGGAAGGTAAGGCGGCTGCTGGGCATGAGAGGGATCGGGGAAGATATCTTCCTGATATGTGGATTCCAGAACTTTTAA
- the CSRP1 gene encoding cysteine and glycine-rich protein 1 isoform X1: MPNWGGGKKCGVCQKTVYFAEEVQCEGNSFHKSCFLCMVCKKNLDSTTVAVHGEEIYCKSCYGKKYGPKGYGYGQGAGTLSTDKGESLGIKHEEAPGHRPTTNPNASKFAQKIGGSERCPRCSQAVYAAEKVIGAGKSWHKSCFRCAKCGKGLESTTLADKDGEIYCKGCYAKNFGPKGFGFGQGAGALVHSE; this comes from the exons ATGCCGAACTGGGGAGGAGGCAAGAAATGTGGGGTGTGTCAGAAGACGGTTTACTTTGCCGAAGAGGTTCAGTGCGAAGGCAACAGCTTCCATAAATCCTGCTTCCTGTGCA TGGTCTGCAAGAAGAATCTGGACAGCACCACTGTGGCCGTGCATGGTGAGGAGATCTACTGCAAGTCCTGCTACGGCAAGAAGTATGGGCCCAAAGGCTATGGCTACGGGCAGGGCGCAGGCACCCTCAGCACTGACAAGGGGGAGTCTCTGGGCATCAAGCACGAGGA AGCCCCTGGCCACAGGCCCACCACCAACCCCAATGCATCCAAATTTGCCCAGAAGATTGGTGGCTCCGAGCGCTGCCCCCGATGCAGCCAGGCAGTCTATGCTGCGGAGAAGGTGATTGGTGCTGGGAAG TCCTGGCATAAGTCCTGCTTTCGATGTGCCAAGTGTGGCAAAGGCCTTGAGTCAACCACCCTGGCAGACAAGGATGGTGAGATTTACTGCAAAG GATGCTATGCTAAAAACTTCGGGCCCAAGGGTTTTGGTTTTGGGCAAGGAGCTGGGGCCTTGGTCCACTCTGAGTGA